From Halotia branconii CENA392, the proteins below share one genomic window:
- a CDS encoding PAS domain-containing protein — protein sequence MVRQHRYYQLGSVNLFSKRGLLPLLIGIIVSIAVIILWQKLITEEKTDIRQLIQQQAIAITTELNSQLNTRVMALERMQKRWQRHQGISQNEWEAEARDYLKDYGGYQAIELVDPSFRVRWIVPLADNKAAQNLDLSQEPRRRAALKMARDRRHTTFTSTINLVQGGKGFLAYVPLFVSDRFDGFILGVFRYQTLLDSVVHVPKGYKIRVFDNRELIYTNDSQLLAPSPWQQEVNLDLYKIHWRIQVYPTPELLTRLHSPLPIVVLLAGLLIAVMLTLSIYFAQSTESSSRQIAAINHQLVQTIFQQGQSETRLRQLLETVKVIPWELDLKTWRFTYVGPQAETLLEYPLEEWYQENFWLNHLHPHDREKSLSFCQQAVSRGENYEFEYRMLAADGRIVWLRDIVNVFQEAGTPTMLRGFMFDITDLKLVEKTLRLRERALAATSNGIIIADAKLANNPVIYVNSAFEQITGYSATDVIGHGCGFLQGTDINQPAINELRLAIKAGISCKVVLRNYRKDNTLFWNELTISPIHDENGQLTHFIGIQNDISEQQAVLRERQLTEAALRESEERWQLVIQANHDAIWDWNIITNEMFCSAQWAELVGEPEHQLISSNHDDWVDRIHPDDYDRVMAMRQDYLNRQIPHYVVEYRLRCNDDSYKWVLVHAIAQWDKEDNPVRMVGSTKDITERVQAQDALKRELNRTLLLERITYKIRQSLETKEIFETAATQIGLAFEVSRCLIHSYISEPVPRIPLVAEYIVSGYCSMLDREIPITSNPYAQKTIAQDTAIASPNVYTDPLLQAATPLCEELGLKSLLIVRTSYQGKPNGVICLHQCNDFRQWTPDEIKLLEAVAAQLGIALAQAQLLEQETRQSKELTWKNFALEKAKRQAESANRAKSEFLAMMSHEIRTPMNAIIGMTRLLLDTNLTPQQQDFVETIHTNGDALLTIINDILDFSKIESGKLELEEKPFDVRNCVEQVIDLFAPVAAQKDIQLTYLIYPQVPIQIVGDLTRLRQILMNLLNNAIKFTQQGEVVLFVHAKPTASTKVENSCEILFAIEDTGIGIAPEKIKRLFQSFTQADASTTRQYGGTGLGLVISKRLSEMMGGSVWVESQGCIAGNPSLGWQPKKLVSSTYPSSGSIFYFTITAQVITNQELNESCHLLAPLIGKQLLIVDANPTSLQILSLQAEFWQMKTYTAKSGAAALTLLKHGTQFDVVILDMQIPDIKGITLAHEIRKHPGYENTPLVMLTSLSKQDYDFDFNDFPLSTCLTKPVKQTQLYNVLAHAWNNQPFLANISHSPQVNPYLSEKLPLRILLAEDMVVNQKVALLMLQKIGYRADIATNGLEVLTALQRQPYDVVLMDINMPEMDGLEASRIICQQWEINSRPYIIAITANAMRGDREACIAAGMDEYISKPVQIQELIDALSKCRPRISADFTTQNKQNPETSFFNSLKTGQENTQFIVIDAKILQSLRDMLAGDKKAFAELIECYLSETPKLIQKIITAVTEQDTQAIWKTAHNLKSSSASVGATKLAQLCKQLEIQGRSNNLQESREIYLQINQEFERVKTVLLAELEKEA from the coding sequence GTGGTTAGGCAGCACAGATATTACCAACTTGGATCTGTAAACCTGTTTAGTAAACGAGGATTGCTGCCACTTTTAATTGGTATTATAGTTTCAATTGCAGTAATTATACTCTGGCAAAAATTAATAACAGAAGAAAAAACCGATATTAGGCAACTAATTCAACAGCAAGCGATCGCCATCACAACTGAATTAAATAGTCAACTGAATACTCGTGTTATGGCGTTGGAGCGAATGCAAAAGCGTTGGCAAAGACATCAGGGAATTTCTCAAAACGAATGGGAAGCAGAGGCAAGAGACTACCTTAAAGATTATGGAGGATATCAAGCAATAGAATTAGTTGATCCATCGTTTCGGGTACGTTGGATTGTACCATTAGCCGATAATAAAGCTGCACAAAATTTAGATCTTAGCCAAGAGCCACGGCGGCGTGCTGCTCTAAAAATGGCTCGCGATCGCCGCCATACCACTTTTACTTCTACAATAAACCTTGTTCAAGGTGGCAAAGGATTTCTCGCCTACGTACCTTTATTTGTGAGCGATCGCTTCGATGGTTTTATATTAGGAGTTTTTCGATATCAAACCCTGTTAGATTCAGTTGTGCATGTACCGAAAGGTTACAAAATTAGGGTCTTTGATAATCGAGAATTAATTTATACTAATGATTCACAACTGCTAGCACCATCACCTTGGCAACAAGAGGTAAACTTAGACCTATATAAAATTCATTGGCGAATCCAGGTTTATCCAACTCCAGAGTTATTAACAAGACTGCACTCTCCCCTGCCAATAGTTGTATTGTTGGCAGGGTTATTAATTGCTGTCATGCTGACATTATCAATTTATTTTGCTCAATCGACTGAATCGAGCAGCCGTCAAATAGCAGCAATCAATCACCAGTTAGTCCAGACAATTTTTCAGCAAGGACAAAGCGAAACTCGTCTGCGGCAATTATTAGAAACAGTCAAAGTTATTCCTTGGGAACTAGACTTGAAAACCTGGCGATTTACTTATGTTGGGCCTCAAGCAGAAACTTTACTAGAATATCCCCTAGAAGAATGGTATCAAGAAAATTTTTGGTTGAATCATCTGCATCCCCATGACCGAGAAAAATCTCTAAGTTTTTGCCAACAAGCAGTTAGCAGGGGAGAAAATTACGAGTTTGAATATCGCATGTTGGCAGCAGATGGGCGAATTGTTTGGCTGCGAGACATTGTAAATGTATTTCAAGAAGCAGGAACCCCCACTATGTTAAGGGGGTTCATGTTTGATATTACCGACCTGAAATTAGTTGAAAAAACTTTACGATTGAGAGAACGGGCGCTAGCTGCTACTAGTAACGGTATTATTATTGCCGATGCCAAACTGGCAAATAATCCAGTGATTTACGTCAACTCTGCCTTCGAGCAAATTACAGGCTACAGTGCTACCGATGTGATTGGGCATGGCTGTGGATTTTTACAAGGCACAGATATCAATCAACCAGCAATCAATGAACTGCGCTTAGCAATTAAAGCTGGCATAAGTTGCAAAGTTGTACTCCGCAACTACCGCAAAGATAACACTTTATTTTGGAATGAATTAACTATTTCTCCTATCCATGATGAAAACGGTCAACTAACTCATTTTATTGGCATTCAAAATGATATTAGTGAACAGCAAGCTGTGCTGCGCGAACGCCAACTTACCGAAGCAGCTTTGAGAGAAAGTGAAGAACGCTGGCAATTGGTAATTCAAGCTAACCATGATGCAATTTGGGATTGGAATATCATCACTAATGAAATGTTTTGTTCTGCACAGTGGGCGGAGCTAGTAGGAGAACCAGAACATCAACTCATTAGTAGCAATCACGATGATTGGGTTGACCGCATCCATCCTGATGATTATGACCGAGTCATGGCTATGAGGCAAGATTACCTCAATCGTCAAATTCCTCATTATGTCGTTGAGTATCGTCTACGCTGCAATGATGACAGCTATAAATGGGTATTGGTACATGCGATCGCTCAATGGGATAAAGAGGATAATCCTGTGCGGATGGTTGGCTCAACCAAAGACATTACTGAACGCGTGCAAGCACAAGATGCCCTAAAACGAGAATTAAATCGGACGCTGCTGCTAGAACGCATTACTTATAAAATTCGCCAGAGTCTCGAAACCAAAGAAATCTTTGAAACGGCTGCTACCCAAATTGGACTAGCCTTTGAAGTGAGTCGCTGTTTAATTCACTCATATATAAGTGAACCTGTTCCCCGCATTCCTCTAGTAGCAGAGTATATTGTTTCCGGTTACTGCTCCATGTTAGACAGGGAAATTCCCATAACTAGTAATCCCTATGCCCAAAAGACAATAGCACAAGATACAGCGATCGCCTCGCCTAATGTCTATACTGATCCATTACTCCAGGCGGCCACACCTTTATGTGAAGAACTCGGACTGAAGTCCCTGTTGATTGTTCGCACTTCCTACCAAGGAAAACCTAATGGAGTTATTTGTTTACATCAGTGTAACGATTTTCGCCAATGGACTCCAGACGAAATTAAATTATTAGAAGCAGTAGCAGCTCAATTAGGCATTGCCTTAGCACAAGCTCAACTATTAGAGCAAGAAACCCGTCAAAGTAAAGAACTCACCTGGAAAAACTTTGCCTTAGAAAAAGCCAAACGTCAGGCGGAATCTGCAAATCGGGCCAAAAGTGAGTTTTTAGCCATGATGAGCCATGAAATTCGCACCCCCATGAATGCCATTATTGGCATGACTAGGCTGCTGTTAGATACTAACCTGACTCCTCAGCAGCAAGACTTTGTGGAAACGATACATACTAATGGAGATGCTTTGCTCACCATTATTAACGACATTTTAGATTTCTCTAAAATCGAGTCAGGCAAGCTAGAACTGGAAGAAAAGCCGTTTGATGTCAGAAATTGCGTCGAGCAGGTGATTGATCTATTTGCACCAGTAGCAGCCCAAAAAGATATTCAACTAACTTATCTAATCTACCCTCAAGTACCTATTCAAATTGTTGGCGACTTGACTCGTCTGCGTCAAATTTTGATGAACCTCCTCAATAATGCCATCAAGTTTACCCAACAGGGAGAAGTTGTACTTTTTGTTCATGCTAAGCCAACTGCAAGTACAAAAGTAGAAAATAGTTGCGAAATTTTATTTGCGATTGAAGACACAGGTATTGGTATTGCACCAGAAAAAATCAAACGTTTATTCCAATCCTTCACTCAAGCCGATGCTTCCACAACTCGACAATATGGTGGCACAGGACTAGGGCTAGTAATTAGCAAACGCTTAAGTGAAATGATGGGCGGTAGCGTTTGGGTTGAAAGCCAAGGTTGTATCGCTGGTAATCCCTCTTTGGGATGGCAACCAAAAAAGTTAGTTTCATCAACCTATCCTTCCTCTGGTTCTATTTTTTACTTCACCATTACTGCCCAAGTAATCACTAATCAAGAATTAAATGAATCCTGCCATCTGCTAGCTCCACTTATAGGTAAGCAGTTGTTAATCGTAGACGCAAATCCTACTAGTCTGCAAATACTCAGCTTACAAGCAGAGTTTTGGCAGATGAAAACTTATACTGCCAAATCCGGTGCAGCCGCTTTGACTCTACTCAAACATGGAACACAGTTTGATGTTGTCATTTTGGATATGCAGATACCTGATATCAAAGGTATCACCCTTGCTCACGAAATCCGCAAGCATCCTGGCTATGAAAATACACCCTTAGTGATGCTGACTTCATTGAGTAAACAAGATTATGATTTTGATTTTAATGACTTCCCACTTAGCACCTGTTTGACTAAACCAGTCAAACAAACTCAACTTTACAATGTTCTTGCTCATGCTTGGAACAATCAGCCATTTCTAGCTAATATCTCTCATTCTCCCCAAGTTAATCCCTATTTGTCAGAGAAACTACCGCTGCGGATTCTACTTGCAGAAGATATGGTGGTTAATCAAAAAGTTGCTCTTTTGATGCTACAGAAAATTGGTTATCGGGCAGATATAGCAACTAATGGATTAGAAGTGCTGACGGCATTACAACGTCAGCCCTACGATGTAGTGTTAATGGATATTAATATGCCGGAAATGGATGGTTTAGAAGCTAGTCGGATAATTTGTCAGCAGTGGGAAATTAATTCTCGTCCTTATATAATCGCTATCACTGCCAATGCCATGCGGGGCGATCGCGAAGCCTGTATTGCTGCTGGTATGGATGAATACATTAGTAAACCCGTACAAATTCAAGAATTAATTGACGCACTTAGCAAATGTCGTCCTCGAATCAGTGCAGACTTTACTACCCAAAATAAACAAAATCCAGAAACGAGTTTTTTCAATTCACTCAAAACAGGGCAAGAAAATACACAATTTATTGTCATTGATGCCAAAATTTTGCAATCTCTGCGAGATATGTTGGCAGGAGATAAAAAGGCATTTGCAGAACTAATTGAATGCTATCTGAGCGAAACTCCTAAGTTAATTCAAAAGATTATCACAGCAGTCACAGAGCAGGATACCCAAGCGATATGGAAGACAGCCCACAACCTGAAATCTAGCAGTGCTTCAGTGGGAGCCACCAAACTTGCACAACTTTGTAAGCAGCTAGAAATTCAGGGACGAAGCAACAATCTTCAAGAGAGTAGAGAAATTTATTTACAAATTAACCAAGAGTTTGAGCGAGTTAAAACTGTTTTGCTAGCAGAACTGGAGAAGGAAGCATGA
- a CDS encoding glycosyltransferase family 39 protein, whose translation MKTYTSQTNTLQNLRNIPPPWLKFLIIVLLVLGIYLRFVNLDRKVYWHDEAYTSLRISGYTKTEFVQQVFDGRVINVDAIQNYQRPHSETGVISTINSLAVDEAQHPPLYYVMVRLWVQTFGNSLAATRSLSVIISLLAFPCIYWLCLELFESPITAWMSIALLAVSPLHVLYAQEARQFSLWVVTILLESAVLLRAIRLRKRRLWGIYAVTVALGLYTFLFTGLVAIAHGIYVMAIEGWRLTKTVKTYLIATSLGILAFVPWIINIIHNLSQIDRTTASAQTKQSLSSLVANWITNIGGLFADFWRYEPFFPDLNLPILRWGRFLVPLLLILVIYAFLFLYRRTAPRVWLFIFTLSGLPALALILPDVIIGGELSVRARYVMPCYIGIQLAIAYLLATQIIAAKLIVRKFWQSVIVLVILIGLLSCAVSSQAETWWNKGSHANLEVARIINKSHNPLIVSSTSSLNIGDLMSLSHLLNPNVKMQLVVEPNIPNIPRNFSNVFLFNPSQKFRSEIEKNYHLTMIYQRGRLWKIVPQGGIKN comes from the coding sequence ATGAAAACTTATACTTCTCAAACAAACACTTTACAAAATTTAAGAAATATTCCTCCTCCTTGGCTAAAATTTTTAATTATCGTTTTATTAGTTTTGGGAATATATTTGCGTTTTGTCAATCTGGATCGAAAAGTCTATTGGCATGATGAAGCTTATACCTCATTACGAATTTCTGGTTACACTAAAACAGAATTTGTCCAACAAGTGTTTGATGGGCGAGTCATCAATGTTGATGCCATCCAAAATTATCAGCGTCCCCATTCAGAAACAGGTGTAATTAGTACAATCAATTCTTTAGCAGTAGATGAAGCCCAGCACCCGCCACTGTATTATGTGATGGTTAGGTTATGGGTACAAACTTTTGGCAACTCATTAGCAGCAACGAGGAGCCTGTCAGTCATTATTAGTCTACTAGCTTTTCCTTGTATTTATTGGCTGTGTTTAGAGTTATTTGAGTCACCAATAACAGCATGGATGAGTATAGCACTTTTGGCAGTCTCACCCTTACATGTTTTATATGCTCAAGAAGCACGACAATTCAGTTTATGGGTTGTAACTATCCTGTTAGAGAGTGCTGTTTTGCTGAGAGCAATACGCCTTCGTAAGCGACGACTATGGGGAATTTATGCAGTTACAGTAGCACTTGGATTATATACATTTTTGTTTACTGGATTAGTAGCGATCGCTCATGGCATTTACGTAATGGCTATAGAAGGTTGGCGATTAACCAAAACAGTTAAAACTTATTTGATAGCAACTAGCTTGGGGATTCTGGCTTTTGTGCCTTGGATTATTAATATTATTCATAATTTATCTCAAATTGATCGCACTACAGCTAGCGCTCAAACAAAACAATCTCTATCAAGCTTGGTTGCCAATTGGATTACTAATATTGGCGGATTATTTGCCGACTTTTGGCGTTACGAACCATTTTTTCCAGACTTGAACTTGCCTATTTTACGTTGGGGTAGATTTTTAGTTCCTTTACTTTTAATTTTAGTAATTTACGCATTTTTATTTCTTTATCGACGAACAGCACCTAGAGTTTGGTTATTTATTTTTACATTGAGTGGATTGCCTGCATTAGCCCTCATTTTACCTGATGTGATTATTGGGGGAGAATTAAGTGTTAGGGCTAGATATGTCATGCCATGTTATATAGGGATTCAGCTAGCTATTGCTTACTTATTAGCAACTCAAATAATTGCTGCGAAATTAATAGTTCGTAAGTTTTGGCAATCAGTCATAGTTCTAGTAATTTTAATTGGGTTGCTATCTTGTGCTGTTAGTTCTCAAGCCGAAACATGGTGGAATAAAGGTAGTCATGCCAATCTTGAAGTAGCTCGGATAATTAATAAAAGTCATAATCCACTGATAGTTAGTAGTACTTCTTCCCTCAATATTGGTGATTTAATGTCTTTGAGTCACTTGCTTAATCCAAATGTGAAAATGCAATTAGTCGTAGAGCCAAATATACCGAATATTCCTCGTAATTTCAGTAATGTATTTTTATTTAATCCATCTCAAAAATTTAGATCGGAAATAGAAAAAAACTATCACCTGACTATGATTTACCAAAGAGGTAGGTTGTGGAAAATAGTACCGCAAGGCGGAATTAAAAATTAA
- a CDS encoding TetR/AcrR family transcriptional regulator, which yields MNIQSVNMQAKSSRQQQAIVRREHLVDTALALFSQQGYDATSIKQIAAAEGVAVGLLYHYFPSKSELLRAVWERHSFLPELRSLLLVEHGETAACVLQKVAERFSAMIDRKESLFRLMVRESQSNPEVADCLHAIVEEGITALGAYLETRVELGELRPHNTALTARMLLGTVLTTHLARLPIRPWVELVTQLLHGISVHPN from the coding sequence ATGAACATTCAGTCAGTAAACATGCAAGCAAAAAGTTCCCGGCAGCAACAAGCGATCGTGCGGCGCGAACATCTGGTAGATACAGCGTTGGCACTGTTTTCCCAGCAGGGTTATGACGCAACGAGTATCAAACAAATCGCGGCGGCGGAGGGTGTAGCAGTAGGACTGCTGTATCATTACTTTCCGAGTAAAAGCGAGCTACTGAGGGCGGTCTGGGAGAGACACAGCTTTTTGCCAGAGTTGCGATCATTGCTTTTAGTAGAACATGGCGAGACAGCAGCGTGTGTATTGCAGAAAGTGGCAGAGCGCTTTTCAGCGATGATTGATCGCAAAGAGTCACTGTTTCGCCTCATGGTGCGCGAAAGTCAGAGTAACCCTGAAGTTGCAGACTGTCTACATGCGATCGTCGAAGAAGGAATTACAGCGTTGGGGGCTTATTTAGAAACCCGTGTTGAACTAGGGGAATTACGTCCTCACAATACAGCCTTAACTGCCAGAATGCTGCTTGGAACAGTGTTAACCACACACTTAGCACGTCTACCGATTCGCCCTTGGGTAGAGTTAGTTACTCAACTACTGCATGGCATCAGCGTTCACCCTAATTAA
- a CDS encoding glycosyltransferase, giving the protein MNVNSFDTLLKVPTGVLQISDLLPTSMDRDNEGIHLSLVIPTYKERDNIQNVIRILSQLLDELIPKDYELIVVDDDSPDRTWEVAQFLTREYPQLRVMRRQKEKGLSSAVIRGWQVARGRVLGVIDGDLQHPPEVLTQLLSGIQQGADLAVASRHVEGGGVSSWSAVRRFLSRGAQVLGLILLPGVLGRVSDPMSGYFMVRRRAIAGAILNPVGYKILLEVIGRGQVNEITEVGYVFCERQEGESKVTWKQYIEYLHHLLRLRLSIGRSGRMNEQTGFPVGRFLRFGLVGLSGVFVDMAMLYLLSDPTTLALPLTRSKIIAGEIAILNNFFWNDAWTFADVSKKQQEWHQRLKRFLKFNLICLAGLILNVLVLNLVFNFIIPNRYIANLIAIAVATIWNFWVNLKLSWRVTDVK; this is encoded by the coding sequence ATGAATGTCAACTCATTCGACACGCTGTTAAAAGTTCCCACTGGTGTATTACAGATTTCCGATTTGTTACCTACCAGCATGGACAGAGATAATGAAGGCATTCATTTATCTCTAGTGATTCCCACTTATAAAGAGCGTGATAATATCCAGAATGTAATTAGGATATTAAGTCAATTATTGGATGAGTTGATACCAAAAGACTATGAACTGATTGTGGTCGATGATGATAGCCCAGACCGTACTTGGGAAGTAGCACAATTCTTAACGAGAGAATATCCGCAACTGCGGGTGATGCGCCGCCAAAAGGAAAAGGGACTTTCATCGGCAGTCATTCGGGGATGGCAGGTAGCAAGAGGACGGGTATTAGGGGTAATTGATGGAGATTTGCAGCATCCGCCAGAGGTGTTAACACAACTATTATCGGGGATTCAACAAGGCGCAGATTTAGCTGTAGCTAGCCGTCATGTCGAAGGTGGTGGTGTTAGCAGTTGGAGTGCTGTCAGGCGTTTTTTATCTCGTGGCGCTCAGGTATTGGGATTAATTTTGTTACCGGGGGTGCTGGGGAGAGTTTCTGACCCCATGAGTGGTTATTTTATGGTACGCCGCAGGGCGATCGCTGGGGCAATCCTAAATCCTGTAGGATACAAAATTCTCTTAGAGGTAATCGGACGCGGACAAGTAAACGAAATTACTGAAGTGGGTTATGTCTTTTGTGAACGCCAAGAGGGCGAAAGCAAAGTGACATGGAAACAATATATAGAATATCTCCACCACTTATTGCGGTTGCGGTTGTCCATAGGCAGGTCAGGACGAATGAATGAACAAACCGGGTTCCCTGTAGGTAGATTTTTGCGTTTTGGATTGGTGGGATTAAGTGGTGTATTTGTAGATATGGCAATGCTGTATTTGCTTAGTGACCCGACTACTTTAGCTTTGCCATTGACACGCAGCAAAATCATTGCTGGTGAAATTGCGATTTTAAATAATTTCTTTTGGAATGACGCTTGGACTTTTGCTGATGTCAGCAAGAAGCAGCAGGAATGGCATCAACGCCTGAAGCGCTTTTTAAAATTTAATCTCATTTGCTTGGCTGGATTGATTTTAAACGTTTTGGTGTTGAACTTGGTGTTTAATTTTATTATTCCTAACCGCTACATTGCTAACTTAATTGCGATCGCCGTTGCTACTATTTGGAATTTCTGGGTGAACTTAAAATTAAGCTGGCGTGTAACCGACGTAAAATAA
- a CDS encoding glycosyltransferase family 39 protein, translating into MHLYNRYFAIPHRWFHPLLCLILFLIGLCLRLANLTGKPPWTDEFSTLVFSLGNSFLPVPLDQAIAPDILLQPLQPQPGANISDVWTRLSSETNHPPLYFFLAHWWMQLFPPQNSLVSLWGARSLAAIFGAASVPAIYALGWLTFRSRLVGHLAAAIMAVSPYAIFLAQEARHYTLAILWVIASLACLVVVTRHIQNRSQLPIWIALAWVGINALGMATHYFFALTLCAEALVLIVLAWHQSQEEAGEQGSRGAGEHKKSFSPLLSYQKGRKFSPLFFLPWRRIYAVAAGTFVASAVWLPMFLHNSYGSKLTDWIQQPREGFAWLSPVFQALAAWITMLYLLPVEAPQLAIVIVSGLAMLVFLIWAAPILVRGFKTQLQQPENQLMTRVLSGVIVGAIALFFIFTYFLNIDLTRGARYNFVYFPAVIVLLGASLAVCWQSPQGFTLSAVEGSTEKVGRWGINGKKAVVLIWLMGFFSAVTVVSNLGYQKYYRPDLFLQLIQKTSQVPVLIATTQITHVQIGEMMGIARELKIQNNSSLSPLFLLAHQDQNPQTSTTVLENTLKTLPQPFDLWLVNFHAPIAEEVKKCVPETQSLPAVNGYEYKIYHCNQN; encoded by the coding sequence ATGCATCTATATAATCGTTATTTCGCCATTCCTCATCGCTGGTTTCACCCCTTGCTGTGCCTGATTTTGTTTCTAATTGGGCTGTGTCTGCGTCTGGCTAATTTGACTGGAAAGCCTCCTTGGACTGATGAATTTTCCACCTTGGTATTTAGTTTAGGCAACAGCTTTTTGCCAGTACCGCTAGATCAAGCGATCGCACCTGATATTTTATTACAACCACTACAACCACAACCCGGCGCTAATATCTCCGATGTCTGGACACGCCTCAGTAGTGAAACTAACCATCCTCCACTTTACTTTTTTCTAGCTCACTGGTGGATGCAGTTGTTTCCTCCACAAAATAGTTTAGTTTCTTTGTGGGGAGCGCGATCGCTCGCTGCTATTTTTGGCGCTGCATCTGTTCCAGCTATTTATGCCTTAGGCTGGCTAACTTTTCGCTCTCGGTTGGTTGGCCACTTAGCCGCTGCCATCATGGCAGTATCACCTTACGCTATTTTTTTGGCGCAAGAAGCCCGTCATTACACTTTGGCAATTTTGTGGGTGATTGCTTCTTTAGCCTGCTTGGTAGTTGTCACGCGTCACATTCAAAACCGCAGTCAATTACCCATCTGGATAGCCCTTGCCTGGGTGGGAATTAATGCTTTGGGTATGGCAACTCATTACTTTTTTGCTTTGACTCTGTGTGCAGAAGCTTTGGTTTTGATAGTTTTAGCTTGGCATCAAAGCCAAGAAGAGGCAGGGGAGCAGGGGAGCAGGGGAGCAGGGGAGCATAAGAAGAGTTTTTCCCCTCTGCTTTCTTATCAAAAAGGTAGAAAATTTTCTCCCCTATTTTTCCTTCCCTGGCGGCGCATCTATGCTGTGGCTGCTGGTACTTTTGTTGCTAGTGCGGTTTGGCTACCAATGTTTTTGCACAATAGCTATGGTAGTAAATTGACAGATTGGATACAGCAACCACGAGAGGGATTTGCTTGGTTAAGTCCAGTTTTTCAAGCTCTTGCAGCATGGATCACCATGCTTTACCTGCTACCAGTTGAAGCCCCCCAACTAGCAATTGTCATTGTCTCTGGGCTAGCGATGTTGGTGTTCTTGATTTGGGCAGCACCAATTTTAGTTCGTGGGTTTAAGACGCAACTCCAACAACCAGAAAATCAATTGATGACACGGGTATTATCTGGGGTAATTGTAGGAGCGATCGCTTTATTCTTTATTTTTACTTACTTTCTTAACATTGACCTCACACGAGGCGCTCGTTATAACTTTGTTTACTTTCCTGCTGTTATCGTCTTACTAGGAGCGAGTTTAGCAGTTTGTTGGCAAAGTCCTCAAGGGTTTACCCTGAGCGCAGTCGAAGGGTCAACCGAAAAAGTCGGACGATGGGGAATTAATGGGAAAAAAGCCGTCGTTCTCATTTGGTTGATGGGATTTTTTAGTGCTGTGACAGTTGTTAGTAATCTTGGCTATCAAAAATACTATCGTCCCGACCTTTTCTTACAACTAATTCAAAAAACATCCCAAGTTCCAGTACTTATTGCTACTACCCAAATTACTCATGTCCAAATTGGGGAAATGATGGGTATAGCCAGGGAGTTGAAAATTCAAAATAATTCTTCTTTATCTCCCTTGTTTTTACTTGCCCATCAAGATCAAAATCCTCAGACTTCCACCACTGTCTTAGAAAATACATTAAAGACACTGCCGCAACCTTTTGATTTATGGCTAGTAAACTTTCATGCCCCCATAGCAGAAGAAGTTAAAAAATGTGTTCCTGAGACCCAATCTTTACCAGCAGTTAACGGTTACGAGTACAAAATTTATCACTGTAATCAAAATTAA
- a CDS encoding GGDEF domain-containing response regulator yields the protein MTTTFPECQALVLIVDDEPFIRKQLRLSLEREGYRIAEAENGREALVAFQELHPDIVLLDAIMSDIDGFECCTQLQSLEGGQHTPVLMITGLEDQESVDRAFAVGAIDYVTKPIHWPVLRQRVRRLIQQSQTQQKLEAANRELQRLVTIDGLTQIANRRRFEEYCTQEWQRMAREQLPLSLILCDVDFFKSYNDTYGHQAGDRCLQKIAGSIQNTVKRPADLVARYGGEEFAVILPSTSIEGAIFLAETICSAIRNLAILHRNSLINSYVTVSIGVATETPQISSDFQTIIAVADQALYEAKTAGRDRVKFYNQQSPIKIGF from the coding sequence ATTACCACTACTTTTCCAGAATGCCAAGCTTTAGTTTTAATTGTTGATGATGAACCATTTATCCGTAAACAGTTGCGACTTTCTTTAGAGCGTGAAGGTTATCGCATAGCAGAAGCTGAAAATGGTAGAGAAGCTTTAGTTGCTTTTCAAGAACTTCACCCGGATATAGTGCTTCTTGATGCCATCATGTCAGATATTGACGGATTTGAGTGTTGTACTCAGTTACAGTCCCTTGAAGGTGGTCAACATACTCCTGTTTTAATGATTACAGGATTAGAAGATCAAGAGTCAGTTGATCGGGCATTTGCAGTAGGTGCGATCGATTATGTCACCAAACCAATTCATTGGCCAGTTTTGCGTCAGCGGGTACGGCGCTTAATTCAGCAATCTCAAACGCAGCAAAAACTAGAAGCTGCTAATCGAGAGTTACAACGATTAGTGACGATTGATGGATTAACTCAAATAGCTAATCGCCGACGATTTGAGGAGTATTGTACCCAAGAATGGCAGCGCATGGCACGAGAGCAACTGCCTTTATCTTTAATTCTCTGCGACGTTGACTTTTTCAAATCTTACAACGATACTTATGGTCATCAGGCAGGCGATCGCTGTCTGCAAAAAATTGCTGGATCTATCCAAAATACTGTTAAACGCCCTGCCGATTTAGTTGCTCGTTATGGAGGAGAAGAGTTTGCTGTAATCTTACCGTCTACAAGTATTGAGGGTGCTATTTTTTTGGCTGAAACAATTTGCTCTGCGATCAGAAACCTAGCAATTCTCCATCGAAATTCCCTAATTAATTCTTATGTAACCGTTAGTATTGGGGTGGCGACAGAAACTCCTCAAATAAGTTCTGACTTTCAAACAATTATTGCTGTAGCTGATCAAGCATTGTATGAGGCAAAAACAGCAGGGCGCGATCGCGTGAAGTTTTATAATCAGCAATCACCTATCAAAATTGGTTTTTAA